The Brenneria rubrifaciens genome has a window encoding:
- the argA gene encoding amino-acid N-acetyltransferase, translated as MKERSTELVQGFRHSVPYINAHRGKTFVIMLGGEAIEHENFANIVNDIGLLHSLGIKLVVVYGARPQIDANLTTHHHEPRYHKNTRITDSATLELVKQAAGMLQLDITARLSMSLNNTPLQGAHINVVSGNFIIAQPLGVDDGVDYCHSGRIRRIDEEALHHQLNSGAIVLLGPVAVSVTGESFNLTSEEVATQLAIKLKAEKMIGFCSSQGVINEDGNIISELFPDDAQRRIEALEEGGDYHSGTVRFLRGAVKACRSGVRRSHLISYQDDGALLQELFSRDGIGTQIVMESAEQVRRATINDIGGILELIRPLEQQGILVRRSREQLEMEIDKFTVVVRDNLTIACAALYPFPEESIGEMACVAVHPDYRSSSRGDMLLKRIAAQARQQGLSKLFVLTTHSIHWFQERGFLPAEVEMLPKKKQALYNYQRRSKILVLDL; from the coding sequence GTGAAGGAACGTAGTACAGAACTGGTTCAAGGCTTCCGCCACTCAGTTCCTTATATCAATGCCCATCGCGGCAAAACCTTTGTCATCATGCTGGGCGGAGAAGCCATCGAGCATGAAAATTTCGCCAACATCGTCAATGATATCGGGCTATTGCACAGCCTGGGGATTAAGCTGGTCGTGGTTTATGGCGCCCGCCCGCAGATCGATGCCAATCTGACGACGCATCATCACGAGCCTCGCTATCACAAAAATACCCGCATAACCGACAGCGCCACGCTGGAGCTGGTCAAGCAGGCCGCCGGGATGTTGCAGTTGGACATTACGGCACGCCTGTCAATGAGTTTGAATAATACGCCGCTACAGGGAGCGCACATCAATGTCGTGAGCGGCAACTTTATTATCGCCCAGCCTCTTGGCGTGGATGACGGCGTGGACTACTGCCACAGTGGGCGCATCCGCCGTATTGATGAAGAAGCGCTGCATCATCAATTAAACAGCGGCGCGATTGTTTTGCTGGGGCCGGTGGCGGTTTCCGTTACGGGGGAAAGTTTCAACCTGACCTCTGAAGAGGTCGCGACCCAACTGGCGATCAAACTGAAAGCCGAGAAAATGATCGGCTTCTGTTCTTCACAGGGCGTGATTAACGAAGATGGCAACATCATTTCCGAACTGTTCCCAGACGATGCCCAACGGCGCATTGAAGCGCTGGAAGAGGGGGGGGATTACCATTCAGGCACGGTCAGGTTCCTGCGCGGCGCGGTGAAAGCCTGCCGCAGCGGTGTACGCCGCAGTCACCTGATCAGCTACCAGGATGATGGCGCTTTACTTCAAGAACTGTTCTCCCGCGACGGTATCGGTACGCAGATTGTAATGGAGAGCGCCGAACAGGTGCGCCGGGCAACCATTAACGATATCGGCGGAATTCTGGAACTGATTCGTCCGCTGGAGCAGCAGGGTATTTTGGTCAGACGCTCCCGCGAACAGTTGGAAATGGAAATCGACAAGTTTACCGTGGTCGTGCGCGATAACCTGACTATCGCCTGCGCAGCGCTCTATCCGTTCCCGGAAGAGAGCATCGGCGAAATGGCCTGCGTCGCGGTTCACCCGGATTATCGCAGTTCCTCACGCGGTGACATGCTGTTAAAGAGAATCGCCGCTCAAGCGCGCCAGCAGGGGCTGAGCAAACTGTTTGTTCTGACCACCCACAGCATCCACTGGTTTCAGGAACGCGGATTCTTACCGGCCGAAGTGGAAATGCTGCCGAAGAAAAAACAGGCGCTGTACAACTATCAACGCCGGTCAAAAATTCTGGTGCTGGATCTCTGA
- the amiC gene encoding N-acetylmuramoyl-L-alanine amidase AmiC, translating into MSYSNHNLTRRRLLQSAAATWLLSVSGIGMAATAQVIAVRVWPSSSYTRVTLESSQPLKYKQFTLSNPSRIVVDIEDIHLNGVLKNIPSQFQQNDPLIKEARIGQFDKSTVRLVLELKQGASAKLFTLSPVAEFKHRLVVDLYPDVGRYDNEEDPLLALLEDYNKGDLERTLPAEAPKAGKAGRDRPLVIMLDPGHGGEDPGAVGKNRTREKDIVLQIARRLRTLIDRESNMKAYMTRNEDVFIPLRVRVAKARKQRADLFISIHADAFTNRAARGSSVFALSKKGATSTAARFLAQTQNESDLIGGVSMSGDRYLDHTMFDLVQTVTISDSLKFGKEILTRLGKVNRLHKNRVDQAGFAVLKAPDIPSVLVETAFISNLDEERKLRTSKFQQQIAESIFAGIKTYFDSQSLL; encoded by the coding sequence ATGTCTTATTCAAATCACAATTTGACCCGGCGGCGCTTGCTGCAAAGCGCGGCGGCAACCTGGCTGTTAAGTGTGAGCGGCATCGGGATGGCGGCGACAGCACAGGTGATCGCCGTGCGTGTCTGGCCTTCCTCTTCCTATACCCGCGTCACGCTGGAGTCGAGCCAACCACTGAAATACAAGCAGTTTACTCTCAGCAATCCAAGCCGCATCGTAGTGGATATTGAAGATATTCATCTGAATGGCGTGCTGAAAAATATTCCCAGTCAGTTTCAGCAAAACGATCCGCTGATTAAAGAGGCCCGTATTGGCCAGTTTGATAAAAGTACGGTGCGGCTGGTGTTGGAACTGAAGCAGGGCGCCAGCGCCAAGCTGTTTACGCTGAGCCCTGTCGCGGAATTCAAGCATCGACTGGTTGTCGATCTTTACCCGGATGTCGGCAGGTATGACAACGAAGAAGATCCGCTGCTGGCGCTGCTGGAAGATTACAATAAGGGCGATCTGGAACGCACGCTGCCGGCGGAGGCGCCGAAAGCGGGTAAAGCCGGGCGCGATCGCCCGTTGGTGATTATGCTGGACCCCGGCCACGGCGGGGAAGATCCCGGCGCGGTGGGTAAAAACAGAACGCGCGAGAAAGATATTGTGTTGCAGATAGCCCGGCGTCTTCGCACCTTGATTGATCGCGAATCCAATATGAAAGCGTACATGACCCGAAATGAGGATGTGTTTATTCCGTTGCGCGTGCGGGTGGCGAAAGCGCGCAAGCAGCGGGCCGACCTGTTTATCTCCATTCACGCGGACGCGTTCACCAATCGTGCGGCCAGAGGTTCATCGGTTTTCGCGCTTTCGAAGAAAGGCGCAACCAGCACCGCAGCCCGATTTCTGGCGCAAACGCAGAACGAGTCGGATTTAATCGGCGGGGTCAGCATGAGCGGCGATCGCTATCTCGACCATACCATGTTTGATCTGGTACAGACGGTTACCATCAGCGACAGCCTGAAATTCGGCAAAGAAATTCTGACCCGGCTGGGCAAGGTGAATCGGCTGCATAAAAATCGCGTCGATCAGGCTGGCTTTGCCGTATTGAAAGCGCCGGATATACCTTCCGTGCTGGTGGAAACCGCATTTATCAGTAATCTTGATGAGGAGCGCAAGTTGCGCACCAGCAAGTTTCAGCAGCAGATAGCCGAATCGATTTTCGCCGGAATCAAAACCTATTTCGACAGCCAGTCGCTGTTATGA
- the mltA gene encoding murein transglycosylase A, with translation MKGCWRKYVLASLMIVILAGCQSKPTDQGQQYKDGHLNQPLEWVNEPNTKGKPVNAHDFVTQVSEIRAASPSLYISNNNTFQAIENWMMSGADTRELSKFGLSAWQMEGVDNFGNVQFTGYYTPVLQARYTRQGAFRYPLYAMPSRGKMNRRLPDRAAIYAGALDDDLVLAWTNSLVDNFMMEVQGSAYIDFGDGRPLTFFGYAGKNGHAYRSIGKVLIDRGEVAREDMSMQAIRKWSEQHSEYEVRELLEQNPSFVFFKPMMSSPVKGASAVPLVAKASVASDRTLIPAGTVLLAEVPLLNNEGKFTGRYEMRLMIALDVGGAIKGQHFDIYQGIGHEAGNKAGFYNHYGRVWVLKNNQSSGGLFNSAQNTPASNGGDSGSLLVSNPQR, from the coding sequence ATGAAAGGATGTTGGAGAAAATATGTACTGGCTAGCCTGATGATTGTCATTCTGGCGGGATGTCAGTCCAAACCGACCGATCAGGGACAGCAATATAAGGACGGACACCTTAATCAGCCTCTGGAATGGGTGAATGAGCCGAATACAAAAGGGAAACCGGTCAATGCGCATGACTTTGTTACGCAGGTTTCAGAAATCAGGGCCGCCTCGCCAAGCCTCTACATCAGCAACAACAACACCTTTCAGGCGATCGAAAACTGGATGATGTCTGGCGCTGACACGCGCGAACTGAGCAAGTTCGGTCTGAGCGCCTGGCAGATGGAAGGCGTGGATAACTTCGGCAACGTTCAGTTTACCGGTTATTACACGCCCGTTTTGCAAGCTCGCTATACCCGTCAGGGGGCGTTCCGCTACCCGCTCTATGCCATGCCGTCACGCGGCAAGATGAACCGTCGCCTGCCGGATCGCGCCGCTATTTACGCCGGTGCATTGGATGACGATCTGGTTCTGGCCTGGACCAACTCGTTGGTGGATAACTTTATGATGGAGGTGCAGGGCAGCGCCTACATTGATTTTGGGGATGGCCGCCCGCTGACGTTCTTTGGCTACGCCGGTAAAAACGGCCATGCCTATCGCAGTATCGGCAAAGTGCTGATCGATCGTGGTGAAGTAGCCCGCGAAGATATGTCCATGCAGGCTATTCGCAAGTGGTCCGAACAGCACAGTGAGTATGAAGTTCGCGAACTGTTGGAACAGAATCCGTCTTTTGTCTTCTTTAAACCGATGATGTCCTCGCCGGTCAAAGGCGCCAGCGCGGTGCCGCTGGTGGCGAAAGCGTCTGTCGCCTCCGACCGCACGCTCATCCCGGCGGGAACGGTTTTGCTGGCTGAAGTGCCGCTTTTGAATAACGAAGGCAAGTTTACTGGCAGGTATGAAATGCGCCTGATGATTGCGCTGGATGTGGGGGGCGCGATTAAAGGCCAGCACTTCGACATCTATCAGGGAATTGGGCATGAGGCGGGGAATAAGGCGGGCTTCTACAACCATTATGGCCGGGTATGGGTACTGAAAAACAATCAGAGCAGTGGCGGGCTGTTTAATTCGGCGCAAAACACGCCAGCATCGAATGGCGGCGATTCAGGTTCATTATTGGTGAGCAACCCACAGCGTTAA
- a CDS encoding molybdopterin-dependent oxidoreductase yields MSIKRYPHLAHWGAFTAVVEAGKLIRCEPFADDPSPSAMLDAIVPLVYSERRIRRPSVRRSWLQKRENSDRALRGKEDFVEVDWDVALDLVAGENRRVRDQYGADGLFAGSYGWSSAGRFHHARSQVRRFYFSGGGAVDQQGNYSWGAAQFFLPYVIGTFHPLTGKVTEWRSVAEHCEIFLAFGGLALKNAQVASGGAGHHTLKPALEKLAEKGIPVINVSPMRDDCPAFVNAEWIAIRPNTDVALMLALGYEIQRLGADDKDFLQRYCVGYEQLTDYLLGRGDGIAKTPEWASAITGIPAERIRRLARQLIGVRSFITCSYSVQRAHRGEQPYWMMIALSSMLGQVGLPGGGFSFGHGSMNSVGNERISTPAPASPSSPNAGRAIPVARIADMLLKPGEAYTFQGETHTYPDIHLIHWAGGNPFHHHQQLNRLVEGWRKPDTVIVQDIVWTPAAQMADIVLPVTTTLERNDIGGSSRDRFIFAMHQAIAPRHQARHDYDIFSELAQRLGYEPVFTQNRNEREWLETLYENCRARQNELAHSWPSFDEFWRQGQVEIPMDDKPFVFFEDFRRDPQQHALQTPSGKIELFSSTIAGYDYPDFAPHPEWRPPVEWLGAPASKTWPLHFISIQPADRLHSQLAETPQVAANKTADKETLYMHPQDAAAREITDRSLVEVRNDRGRIFAGVQITDGVTPGVVIMSTGAWFEPGFRRKEWHPVEQSGNANVLTLDIGTSSLTQGPNAMSCLVDVVRV; encoded by the coding sequence ATGTCGATTAAGCGTTATCCACACCTTGCTCATTGGGGCGCGTTTACCGCCGTTGTTGAGGCGGGGAAATTGATTCGCTGCGAACCCTTTGCGGACGATCCTTCACCCTCTGCAATGCTCGACGCTATTGTTCCGCTGGTCTATTCCGAACGCCGGATTCGCCGTCCTTCGGTGCGCCGTTCGTGGCTGCAAAAGCGTGAGAACAGCGATCGCGCTCTGCGGGGTAAGGAAGATTTTGTTGAGGTTGACTGGGACGTGGCGCTGGATCTGGTTGCTGGAGAGAACCGCCGTGTTCGCGATCAATATGGCGCCGACGGTCTGTTTGCCGGCTCTTATGGCTGGTCCTCGGCCGGACGTTTCCATCATGCTCGTTCGCAGGTGCGTCGTTTCTATTTTTCCGGCGGCGGAGCGGTTGATCAGCAGGGCAACTACAGTTGGGGCGCGGCGCAGTTTTTCCTGCCTTATGTCATCGGTACGTTTCATCCCCTGACCGGTAAAGTGACGGAGTGGCGCAGCGTTGCCGAACACTGTGAGATTTTTCTCGCGTTCGGCGGGCTGGCGCTGAAAAACGCACAGGTTGCTTCCGGCGGCGCGGGGCATCATACGCTCAAACCCGCGCTGGAAAAGCTGGCGGAAAAAGGCATTCCGGTGATTAACGTCAGTCCGATGCGCGACGACTGTCCGGCGTTTGTCAACGCTGAATGGATCGCTATTCGCCCGAATACCGATGTGGCGCTAATGCTGGCGCTGGGCTACGAAATCCAGCGGCTGGGCGCGGACGATAAAGATTTTCTGCAACGCTACTGCGTTGGCTACGAACAACTGACGGATTACCTGCTTGGCCGGGGTGACGGCATCGCTAAAACCCCGGAGTGGGCCAGCGCCATTACCGGTATTCCGGCGGAGCGTATCCGGCGTTTGGCGCGTCAACTCATCGGGGTGCGCAGTTTTATCACTTGTTCCTACTCCGTGCAGCGGGCACACCGTGGCGAACAGCCATACTGGATGATGATTGCGCTCTCCTCCATGCTGGGACAGGTGGGGTTGCCGGGCGGCGGCTTCTCGTTCGGTCATGGTTCGATGAACAGCGTCGGCAACGAACGTATTTCGACGCCTGCCCCTGCCTCTCCTTCCAGCCCAAATGCCGGACGGGCGATCCCCGTCGCGCGGATCGCCGATATGCTGCTCAAGCCGGGCGAAGCGTACACCTTTCAGGGCGAGACGCACACCTATCCCGATATTCATCTGATCCACTGGGCGGGGGGAAATCCTTTCCATCACCACCAGCAGTTGAACCGGCTGGTGGAGGGCTGGCGCAAGCCGGACACGGTGATCGTTCAGGATATCGTCTGGACGCCAGCGGCGCAGATGGCGGACATCGTATTGCCGGTGACCACCACGCTGGAGCGTAACGACATTGGGGGATCGTCCCGCGATCGTTTCATTTTTGCCATGCATCAGGCGATTGCTCCACGACATCAGGCGCGTCATGATTATGATATTTTCAGCGAACTGGCGCAGCGGCTGGGCTATGAGCCGGTATTCACACAGAATCGCAATGAGCGGGAATGGCTGGAAACGCTCTATGAGAATTGCCGGGCAAGGCAGAATGAGTTGGCGCACTCCTGGCCGTCATTTGATGAATTTTGGCGGCAGGGACAGGTGGAAATCCCGATGGATGACAAGCCGTTCGTGTTCTTTGAAGATTTCCGCCGCGATCCGCAACAGCATGCGCTGCAAACGCCAAGCGGTAAGATAGAACTGTTCAGTTCGACCATTGCCGGGTATGACTACCCAGACTTTGCGCCGCACCCTGAATGGCGTCCGCCGGTTGAATGGCTGGGTGCGCCAGCGAGCAAAACGTGGCCGCTGCACTTTATTTCCATCCAGCCTGCCGATCGATTGCACAGCCAACTGGCGGAAACGCCGCAGGTTGCGGCGAACAAAACCGCAGACAAGGAGACGCTCTATATGCATCCGCAGGATGCGGCGGCGCGTGAGATTACCGATCGTTCCCTGGTGGAAGTCAGAAACGATCGCGGCCGTATTTTTGCCGGCGTGCAGATTACCGACGGAGTTACGCCGGGCGTGGTGATTATGTCCACCGGCGCCTGGTTTGAACCGGGATTCAGGCGTAAGGAATGGCATCCGGTCGAGCAGTCTGGGAATGCGAACGTACTGACGCTGGATATTGGCACCTCGTCACTGACGCAAGGGCCGAACGCTATGAGTTGTCTGGTGGATGTGGTGCGAGTTTAG
- the tcdA gene encoding tRNA cyclic N6-threonylcarbamoyladenosine(37) synthase TcdA, with product MSTQLSEAYLQRFGGTARLYGQQALALFSQAHVCVIGIGGVGSWAAEALARTGIGAITLIDMDDVCVSNTNRQIHALRQHTGQAKTAVMAERILAINPECLVTCVDDFISAGNVAELLDRNFSYVIDAIDSVRPKAALLSYCRRYKIPVVTTGGAGGQSDPTRIEVADLAKTIQDPLAAKLRERLKHDFNVVKNSKGKLGIDCVFSSEPLVYPQPDGSVCASRGMAEGAIRMDCASGFGAATMVTATFGFVAVSHVLKKMMAKKGRESAAQ from the coding sequence ATGAGTACGCAATTGTCCGAAGCCTATTTACAGCGCTTCGGCGGCACCGCGCGGTTATACGGTCAGCAGGCGCTGGCGCTATTTTCTCAGGCTCATGTCTGTGTGATCGGCATTGGCGGAGTGGGTTCCTGGGCGGCGGAAGCCCTGGCCCGCACCGGGATCGGCGCGATCACGCTGATCGATATGGATGATGTGTGCGTCAGCAACACCAACCGGCAGATTCATGCGCTGCGCCAGCATACCGGGCAGGCGAAAACGGCGGTGATGGCGGAACGCATTCTGGCGATTAACCCGGAATGCCTGGTCACCTGTGTGGATGATTTCATCAGTGCCGGGAATGTGGCGGAATTACTCGATCGCAATTTCAGTTACGTCATTGACGCCATTGATAGCGTGCGGCCTAAAGCGGCACTGTTGTCCTACTGCCGTCGCTATAAAATCCCGGTGGTGACCACCGGTGGCGCAGGCGGGCAAAGCGACCCAACGCGTATTGAGGTTGCCGATCTGGCGAAAACCATTCAGGACCCGCTGGCGGCAAAACTGCGCGAGCGTTTGAAGCACGATTTCAACGTGGTGAAAAACAGCAAAGGGAAACTGGGAATTGATTGCGTGTTTTCCAGCGAACCACTGGTCTACCCTCAGCCTGATGGCTCGGTTTGCGCTTCCCGCGGAATGGCGGAAGGGGCGATACGCATGGATTGTGCTTCTGGCTTTGGCGCCGCGACCATGGTGACCGCCACCTTTGGTTTCGTGGCGGTTTCCCATGTGTTGAAGAAGATGATGGCGAAAAAGGGTCGGGAATCGGCGGCACAATAG
- the csdE gene encoding cysteine desulfurase sulfur acceptor subunit CsdE — protein sequence MTDTTNTVHPFGRQIRVADLQARFDACRSWEERYRQLILLAKALPPLPEALKDDAISLSGCENRVWLGYQRQEDGTLHFYGDSDGRIVRGLLAVLLTAAEGKTAEVLLQEEPLELFDQLGLRAQLSATRASGLAALAARIRAIAGRVAARE from the coding sequence ATGACCGACACGACCAACACCGTCCACCCTTTCGGGCGCCAAATCCGCGTAGCGGACTTGCAGGCCCGCTTCGACGCCTGCCGTTCCTGGGAAGAGCGTTACCGACAATTGATCTTACTGGCGAAAGCGCTGCCTCCCCTGCCTGAAGCGCTGAAAGACGACGCCATTTCGCTGTCAGGCTGTGAAAACCGCGTCTGGCTGGGCTATCAACGTCAGGAAGACGGCACGCTGCACTTTTACGGCGACAGCGACGGACGGATTGTCCGTGGGCTTCTGGCCGTATTGCTCACTGCGGCGGAAGGAAAAACGGCTGAGGTTTTATTACAGGAAGAACCGCTAGAATTGTTCGATCAACTGGGGCTGCGCGCTCAGCTCAGCGCCACGCGCGCAAGCGGCCTGGCCGCGCTAGCCGCCAGAATCAGGGCTATCGCCGGGCGGGTGGCTGCGCGAGAGTAA
- the csdA gene encoding cysteine desulfurase CsdA, with protein sequence MTPFNATTFRQQFPALQDAAVYLDSAATALKPQAVIDAVQQFYSTENGTVHRSQHQAARALTQRFEQARKQVAALLHAEDPRDIVWTKGATEAINLVAQSYARPRLQPGDEIIVSEAEHHANLIPWLMVAQQTGAQVVKLPIGADRLPAIGRLADLLTPRTRLLALGQMSNVTGGQPDLAKFIQLAHQYGAVVMIDGAQGMVHRPPDVRALDIDFYTFSGHKLYAPTGLGVLYGKTALLEQMMPWQGGGKMMTSVSFDGFTPQAVPHRFEAGTPPIAGVLGLSAALDWLSQLDWQAAEQYSQNLARRAETQLARFAGFRSFRASDSSILSFDIAGVHHSDLVTLLAESGIALRAGHHCAQPLMAALGINGMLRASFAPYNNEQDVAALIAAMGNALELLTD encoded by the coding sequence ATGACTCCGTTTAACGCCACAACATTTCGCCAACAGTTTCCCGCTCTGCAAGATGCCGCCGTGTATCTGGACAGCGCGGCGACGGCCTTGAAACCACAGGCCGTGATCGATGCCGTACAGCAGTTTTACAGCACAGAAAACGGTACGGTTCACCGCAGCCAGCATCAGGCTGCAAGGGCGCTGACTCAACGTTTTGAGCAGGCGCGGAAACAGGTGGCGGCGCTTCTTCATGCAGAAGATCCCCGCGATATCGTCTGGACGAAAGGCGCGACGGAAGCCATCAATCTGGTTGCTCAAAGCTACGCCCGTCCGCGTCTTCAACCGGGTGACGAAATCATCGTCAGCGAAGCGGAACATCACGCCAATTTAATCCCCTGGCTAATGGTGGCGCAACAAACCGGCGCGCAGGTAGTAAAATTGCCCATTGGCGCGGACAGGCTGCCGGCTATCGGTCGGCTTGCCGATTTACTCACGCCAAGAACCCGGCTGCTGGCGCTGGGTCAAATGTCCAACGTCACCGGAGGTCAACCCGACCTGGCAAAATTCATTCAGCTTGCTCATCAATACGGCGCGGTGGTGATGATCGATGGGGCGCAGGGTATGGTGCACCGTCCGCCTGACGTGCGGGCGCTGGACATTGATTTTTATACGTTCTCAGGACATAAGCTGTATGCGCCGACGGGTCTGGGCGTGCTATACGGTAAGACCGCGTTGCTGGAACAGATGATGCCCTGGCAAGGCGGCGGCAAGATGATGACCAGCGTCTCTTTTGACGGTTTTACGCCGCAGGCCGTTCCTCATCGATTTGAAGCCGGTACGCCGCCTATCGCCGGGGTACTTGGCCTGTCCGCAGCCCTAGACTGGCTGTCACAGCTGGATTGGCAGGCGGCAGAGCAATACAGCCAGAATCTGGCCCGCCGGGCGGAAACGCAACTGGCGCGATTCGCCGGCTTTCGTAGTTTCCGCGCCTCCGACTCCAGCATACTGTCATTTGATATCGCAGGCGTCCACCACAGCGATTTGGTGACGCTGCTGGCGGAAAGCGGCATTGCGCTGCGAGCCGGCCACCATTGCGCCCAGCCGCTGATGGCGGCACTGGGTATCAACGGCATGCTACGGGCATCGTTCGCCCCCTACAATAATGAGCAGGATGTGGCTGCACTCATCGCGGCGATGGGGAATGCTCTGGAGCTTCTAACAGATTAA
- a CDS encoding YgdI/YgdR family lipoprotein — protein sequence MKNKISIFAAILMAFSLAACSSNYVLHTNDGRTIVADGKPKVDDETGMISYTDAYGQNQQISRDNVKEMVEAK from the coding sequence ATGAAGAATAAAATCTCTATTTTCGCCGCTATTCTGATGGCTTTTTCTCTGGCAGCTTGTTCCAGTAATTATGTTTTGCACACTAATGATGGCCGCACCATCGTCGCGGACGGTAAACCGAAAGTCGATGATGAAACTGGGATGATCAGCTACACCGATGCCTATGGTCAAAATCAGCAGATCAGTCGTGATAATGTGAAGGAAATGGTTGAAGCGAAATAA
- a CDS encoding transcriptional regulator GcvA produces MSKRLPPLNSLRVFDAAARHLSFTKAAEELFVTQAAVSHQIKSLEGFLGLKLFRRRNRSLLLTEDGQSYYLDIKEIFSSLNEATRKLQSRSAKGALTVSLLPSFAIHWLVPRLSSFNAEYPGIDVRIQAVDRDEDRLSDDVDIAIFYGRDNWLGMRVEKLYAEYLLPVCSPLLLTGSHPLKTPDDLVAHTLLHDVSRRDWLAYTRQLGVQINVQQGPIFSHSAMVLQAAIHGQGVALANNVIAQAEIEAGRLVCPFSDVLVSKNAFYLVCHDSQAELGKIAAFRHWILARAATEQEKFRFRYDNNTR; encoded by the coding sequence ATGTCAAAACGTCTACCTCCGCTCAATTCTTTGCGCGTATTTGATGCAGCCGCCCGCCACCTGAGTTTCACCAAAGCGGCGGAAGAACTGTTCGTTACCCAGGCCGCTGTCAGCCATCAGATTAAGTCGCTCGAGGGCTTTCTGGGGCTTAAATTATTTCGCCGCCGTAATCGCTCGCTGCTGCTGACAGAAGATGGTCAAAGTTATTACCTTGATATTAAAGAGATTTTCTCTTCTCTTAATGAAGCCACCCGTAAATTGCAGTCGCGCAGCGCCAAAGGCGCGCTGACGGTCAGCCTGCTTCCCAGCTTTGCCATCCACTGGCTGGTTCCCCGTTTGTCGAGCTTTAATGCCGAGTATCCAGGCATTGATGTGCGCATTCAGGCGGTCGATCGCGATGAAGACCGATTATCGGATGATGTGGACATCGCCATTTTTTATGGTCGTGATAACTGGCTTGGCATGCGGGTGGAAAAATTGTATGCCGAGTATCTGCTGCCAGTCTGTTCGCCGCTGTTGTTAACCGGCAGCCATCCGTTGAAAACGCCGGACGATCTGGTGGCGCACACTTTACTACATGACGTGTCGCGCCGTGACTGGCTGGCATACACGCGTCAACTCGGCGTACAGATCAATGTGCAACAGGGGCCGATATTCAGCCATAGTGCGATGGTGCTCCAGGCGGCAATTCACGGACAAGGCGTGGCGCTGGCGAATAATGTTATCGCGCAGGCTGAGATTGAGGCCGGGCGTCTGGTGTGTCCGTTCAGCGACGTTTTGGTCAGTAAAAATGCTTTTTATCTGGTATGTCATGACAGCCAGGCAGAACTGGGTAAAATAGCCGCTTTTCGACACTGGATTCTGGCTCGGGCAGCCACCGAGCAGGAGAAATTTCGTTTTCGCTATGATAACAATACGCGCTGA
- a CDS encoding DUF423 domain-containing protein, with protein MNSRFMLVFSAVSGFIFVALGAFGSHVLSKTLGPTELAWLRTGLEYQAFHTLAILALSIAMHQRTSLWFYWSSVFLALGTVLFSGSLYCLALSHLKLWVYVTPMGGFCFLVGWLLMLVGALRLKRKAKRHE; from the coding sequence ATGAATAGTCGTTTCATGCTGGTGTTCTCTGCCGTCAGCGGTTTTATTTTTGTTGCGTTGGGGGCATTTGGAAGCCATGTGTTAAGCAAAACGCTGGGTCCGACCGAACTAGCCTGGTTGCGTACCGGGTTGGAGTATCAGGCGTTTCATACGCTGGCTATTCTGGCATTGTCGATCGCCATGCATCAGCGCACCAGTCTCTGGTTTTACTGGAGTAGCGTTTTTCTGGCTTTGGGGACAGTATTGTTCAGCGGCAGTTTGTACTGCTTGGCGCTTTCGCATCTTAAGCTCTGGGTTTACGTTACGCCGATGGGCGGATTCTGTTTTCTGGTCGGGTGGCTGTTGATGTTGGTTGGCGCACTGCGTCTGAAGAGAAAGGCTAAACGCCATGAATAA